One window of the Triticum dicoccoides isolate Atlit2015 ecotype Zavitan chromosome 3B, WEW_v2.0, whole genome shotgun sequence genome contains the following:
- the LOC119277447 gene encoding histone H4 — MSGRGKGGKGLGKGGAKRHRKVLRDNIQGITKPAIRRLARRGGVKRISGLIYEETRGVLKIFLENVIRDAVTYTEHARRKTVTAMDVVYALKRQGRTLYGFGG; from the coding sequence ATGTCGGGGCGTGGCAAGGGCGGCAAGGGGCTCGGCAAGGGAGGCGCGAAGCGCCACCGCAAGGTCCTCCGCGACAACATCCagggcatcaccaagccggcgatcCGGAGGCTTGCCCGGAGGGGCGGCGTGAAGCGCATCTCGGGgctcatctacgaggagacccgcggcgtgctcaagatcttcctcgagaacgTCATCCGCGACGCCGTCACCTACACCGAGCACGCCCGCCGCAAGACCGTCACCGCCATGGACGTCGTCTACGCGCTCAAGCGCCAGGGCCGCACCCTGTACGGCTTCGGCGGCTGA